A genomic stretch from Candidatus Baltobacteraceae bacterium includes:
- a CDS encoding transketolase C-terminal domain-containing protein: MRKPMRKAAMSSIFRIAKRDARVVFIGSDLGAGTLEDMRREMPERWFMEGVSEQSIIGMAAGLAMEGYLPYVNTIATFLTRRCYEQIAIDLALHKLPVRLIATGGGGVYAPLGPTHMAVEDLGIMRSLPNMTVVAPADAPEMERVLDASLDVAGPMYIRVAKGGEPVVSLAEGFEMGKSAMLRKGRDVLFACTGVMAAHALRAAEMLAGDGIDAGVLHLHTLKPLDESGIIAAARGARLVVSVEEHTIIGGLGSAVAEVLAESDVRARLVRMGLPDRFSRDYGNQENVLRVAGLLPDNLRDRVREQLRLPMAV, from the coding sequence GTGCGCAAGCCTATGCGTAAGGCGGCGATGTCGTCGATCTTTCGCATTGCGAAGCGCGATGCGCGCGTTGTTTTCATCGGCTCGGATCTTGGAGCCGGGACGCTCGAAGATATGCGCCGCGAAATGCCGGAGCGCTGGTTCATGGAAGGCGTCAGCGAGCAGAGCATCATCGGAATGGCGGCCGGTCTTGCGATGGAAGGATATCTTCCGTACGTCAACACGATCGCGACGTTCCTGACGCGTCGCTGTTACGAACAGATTGCAATTGACCTGGCTTTGCACAAGCTCCCGGTTCGCTTGATCGCAACCGGCGGCGGCGGCGTCTACGCACCGCTCGGACCGACGCACATGGCCGTCGAGGATCTCGGCATCATGCGTTCGCTGCCGAACATGACGGTCGTCGCGCCCGCTGATGCGCCGGAGATGGAGCGCGTCCTCGATGCATCGCTCGACGTCGCAGGTCCGATGTACATACGCGTCGCCAAAGGCGGCGAGCCGGTCGTGTCGCTCGCAGAAGGCTTTGAAATGGGAAAGTCGGCGATGCTGCGCAAGGGACGCGACGTACTGTTTGCATGCACCGGCGTCATGGCCGCGCATGCATTGCGCGCGGCGGAGATGCTGGCCGGCGATGGTATCGATGCGGGCGTTCTGCATCTGCATACGCTCAAGCCGCTCGATGAAAGCGGCATTATCGCCGCAGCGAGAGGTGCGCGGCTCGTCGTGAGCGTTGAAGAGCACACCATAATCGGTGGACTCGGAAGCGCCGTCGCTGAGGTGCTCGCGGAATCGGACGTTCGTGCACGCTTGGTTCGGATGGGGTTGCCCGACCGGTTCTCGCGCGACTAC
- a CDS encoding transketolase gives MTTTTHPTMHLDERSRALRESIVDALIGGGRGHVGSALSLVEILRVLYDDVLNVRPSEPKWVDRDRAILSKGHGCLALYAILADRGFFPREELLRQARAGAMLGGHPEVHIPGVEASTGALGHGLPIGVGLAIGARMRKATHRVFVVTGDGELDEGSNWEAALAASKHGLDNLTVVVDYNKLQSFGPVEEVLGLEPLDRKWEAFGFAVRQCDGHDMRALREALTSVPFERSKPSVLIAHTVKGAGIPVCEHDPIWHHKATFDAAAGAELRASLASAQAYA, from the coding sequence ATGACGACAACAACTCATCCAACGATGCACCTCGACGAGCGTTCGCGAGCTCTTCGCGAATCGATTGTCGACGCGCTCATCGGGGGGGGCCGCGGTCACGTTGGCTCAGCGCTTTCTCTAGTTGAGATACTCCGCGTGCTCTACGACGACGTGCTGAACGTTCGTCCGAGCGAGCCGAAGTGGGTCGATCGCGATCGCGCGATCCTCAGTAAAGGACATGGGTGTCTCGCGCTTTATGCGATCCTCGCGGATCGCGGATTCTTTCCGCGCGAGGAATTGCTGCGACAAGCACGCGCCGGCGCAATGCTCGGCGGTCATCCGGAAGTGCACATTCCTGGAGTTGAAGCTTCGACTGGTGCACTCGGACACGGTTTGCCGATCGGTGTCGGCCTCGCGATCGGTGCACGTATGCGCAAGGCGACGCACCGCGTCTTTGTCGTTACCGGCGACGGGGAGTTGGATGAAGGCTCGAACTGGGAGGCCGCACTCGCAGCCAGCAAGCATGGACTAGACAACTTGACCGTCGTGGTCGACTACAACAAATTGCAGTCGTTCGGGCCGGTGGAAGAAGTGTTAGGCCTCGAGCCGCTCGATCGTAAATGGGAAGCATTTGGCTTCGCCGTCCGTCAGTGCGATGGGCACGACATGCGCGCGCTACGTGAAGCGTTGACATCGGTTCCGTTCGAGCGTAGCAAGCCCAGCGTTCTGATCGCGCATACCGTCAAGGGCGCCGGTATCCCCGTGTGCGAGCACGATCCGATCTGGCATCACAAAGCAACCTTTGACGCGGCTGCAGGCGCCGAGCTGCGCGCATCGCTCGCGAGTGCGCAAGCCTATGCGTAA